From a region of the Mycobacteroides saopaulense genome:
- a CDS encoding sensor histidine kinase → MRVSAWLRLPLIVLILLLGSNPNIEMWHDGVYYGVLGVYAVSAIVWVAIAVRGHVPQWVAPAATAVDIAAVVALCVASGYGTSELLPVFFLLPISVAFQERPAVTAILGTITAAGYLGVLVFYTASGNTDGIPGDEYVTVATLLWLAAATAGMCFVLKRRSERVGQLLHTREQLVLEAMRADERHNREVAERLHDGPLQNLLAARLEIEEVLERQPDPMLQAVHASLRDTAAELRGAVSSLHPQVLAELGLTAAIRELGRQYAARGTVEVTTELQEVGSPPVQPLLYRAAKELLTNAVKHARAKSIRVELVRDGNLLTLLVADDGRGFDPCGLAASVADGHIGLASLTVPIDAAGGQVDIVSAPGAGTRVSVTVPADMAA, encoded by the coding sequence ATGCGGGTATCGGCCTGGCTGCGGCTGCCGCTCATCGTGTTGATCCTGCTGCTGGGCTCGAACCCGAACATCGAAATGTGGCATGACGGGGTGTATTACGGGGTGCTCGGCGTATACGCGGTGTCCGCGATCGTGTGGGTCGCGATCGCGGTTCGTGGACACGTCCCGCAGTGGGTGGCCCCCGCCGCCACCGCCGTGGACATCGCCGCCGTGGTGGCTCTGTGCGTGGCCTCCGGTTACGGCACCTCGGAGTTGCTTCCGGTGTTCTTCCTGCTGCCGATTTCGGTGGCCTTCCAGGAGCGGCCCGCGGTGACGGCGATACTCGGAACCATTACCGCGGCAGGATATTTGGGCGTGTTGGTGTTCTACACCGCGAGCGGCAACACTGACGGCATTCCCGGCGACGAATACGTCACGGTGGCGACCTTGCTGTGGCTGGCCGCAGCCACCGCAGGCATGTGTTTTGTGCTCAAACGCCGTTCCGAGCGCGTGGGGCAACTGCTGCACACGCGGGAGCAGCTGGTTCTGGAAGCGATGCGCGCCGACGAGCGCCACAACCGCGAGGTTGCCGAACGGCTGCACGACGGACCCCTGCAGAACCTGCTGGCGGCTCGCCTGGAGATCGAGGAAGTACTTGAACGCCAACCTGATCCGATGCTGCAGGCCGTGCATGCCTCGTTGCGCGATACGGCGGCCGAGCTGCGTGGGGCGGTGTCCTCGCTGCATCCCCAAGTGCTCGCCGAGCTGGGATTGACGGCGGCGATCCGCGAGCTCGGCCGGCAGTACGCGGCGCGGGGCACCGTGGAGGTCACGACCGAACTGCAGGAGGTGGGCAGTCCTCCGGTGCAGCCGCTCCTGTACCGCGCGGCCAAGGAATTGTTGACCAACGCGGTGAAGCACGCCCGTGCCAAGAGCATTCGGGTCGAACTCGTGCGGGATGGAAATCTGCTGACCCTCCTCGTCGCCGATGACGGTAGGGGTTTCGATCCGTGCGGCCTGGCCGCCTCGGTTGCCGACGGGCACATCGGGCTGGCCTCGTTGACGGTTCCGATCGATGCCGCAGGTGGCCAGGTCGACATCGTCTCGGCACCGGGCGCGGGGACCCGGGTGTCCGTCACGGTGCCGGCCGATATGGCAGCGTGA